A genomic window from Corticium candelabrum chromosome 8, ooCorCand1.1, whole genome shotgun sequence includes:
- the LOC134183334 gene encoding uncharacterized protein LOC134183334 has protein sequence MAQMLGSLKGILHKVQHDSNSQRQKLAKKLENTKKRIRKRLSSKQTSEEEEERRDSELSYDPDAGAGLLLRYQQVWAEMRTNSSNCAANATRVDERLQSEVRRCQALHNAFTAFNWELSRIPDLMVILGEAKTRVEDVNGQLKVLEKQLDELEDICNDLEVKQKKEAEALAVKRHSEQKWQQLEREKVAALRKYTREQEALQFVEMAAIEEKRQAYQEVFAEQMQLYKKQGKVDLPIGHSKVSQDKTLLEDMSLDEQDAAELNEFLKDLSPVLSEDHEDGDGDSSLLSPEVTSVDEDDDETVPVMKDEESLSPPVGDSQHSQMKGSGD, from the exons ATGGCACAGATGCTCGGAAGTCTAAAAGGAATACTACACAAAGTGCAACATGACAGCAACAG CCAGAGACAAAAGTTGGCAAAGAAACTAGAAAACACCAAGAAACGCATCAGGAAGCGTCTCTCCTCGAAGCAGACTAGCGAGGAAGAAGAGGAGCG CAGAGACAGTGAACTGTCGTATGATCCAGATGCGGGGGCGGGGCTATTGCTGAG GTATCAACAAGTTTGGGCGGAGATGCGCACCAACTCATCAAACTGTGCTGCAAATGCTACG CGTGTAGATGAACGTCTACAGTCAGAGGTTCGTCGTTGTCAGGCACTTCACAACGCCTTCACAGCTTTCAACTGGGAGTTGTCACGAATACCAGATCTGATGGTGATACTTGGTGAAGCAAAGACGAGAGTTG AAGATGTTAATGGACAGTTGAAGGTTTTGGAGAAACAGCTGGATGAGTTAGAAGACATTTGTAATGATCTCGAAGTGAAACAGAAAAAGGAAGCTGAGGCATTGGCTGTGAAGCGTCACAGCGAACAGAAATG GCAGCAGTTGGAAAGAGAAAAAG TGGCTGCTCTTCGCAAGTATACCCGAGAACAGGAGGCTCTGCAGTTTGTAGAAATGGCAGCGATAGAAGAGAAGCGACAAGCATATCAGGAAGTGTTTGCTGAGCAAATGCAACTCTACAAGAAACAGGGCAAAGTCGATT TGCCAATTGGTCATTCGAAGGTTTCTCAAGACAAAACATTACTTGAAGACATGTCGTTGGATGAGCAGGATGCAGCAGAGTTGAACGAGTTTCTTAAGGATCTG tctcCTGTATTGTCTGAAGACCACGAAGATGGAGATGGTGATTCTAGTCTTCTCAGTCCTGAAGTAACGTCtgttgatgaagatgatgatgagaCTGTGCCTGTCATGAAAGACGAGGAGTCACTCAGTCCACCGGTAGGCGATAGTCAACACAGTCAAATGAAGGGTTCGGGTGATTAG